Sequence from the Dysidea avara chromosome 5, odDysAvar1.4, whole genome shotgun sequence genome:
GacacaaatttaatttgtttgtaataatCTTGTTAGACAACTGTTATTGGTCCAATGACCAAATCTGGTAAATTGTTCAATGAATTTTCCATGTTTTTCACAGCCCATTAATGTGGAGGTGGTAACAACTTAATAGAATGAAAATACCCCCAAGTTTAAAAGTTATAACAGTCCTTAACTTGGTGGATTTTACAATGAGATAGCTGGCTTCTTGCTAATAAGACCACTAGTTGTGCCACAGATCAAAtggtgtacagtgaaacctctataatccgaAGGTCATTGGGATAAGACATTTGTGTCAGATTAGCAAGGATGTCGGATTACTGAGGTAGTGTTACATAGAAAATCTTTTTGGTATACAAACAATGTTGGATTATAGAGGTATACTGGATTAGAGGTTTCAGTGTACTTTGATCCAAGTTACAGCTCACAACTCTGAGGCTGTATCAAAAGACGGTGTAGCTAGGCCAGATTACTTTTATGTCTTAGGAATAGCTGCACACCATCAACGATGATATCCAGATTTTGGACAGTGAAAGACAGCTCCATCGATCAACCCTTTACTTGGAATCATGCCAGACTGTTACATAGAAGACATATATAAGTTGCTGGTTTTACAGGAATGTTTGACTGCAGAAAGCTTCAATGTGACAAAGGTGATCAATCTACCCCCCATGTTGTCAGTGAAATACCATAGTACATGACATACCTGCAAATTATTTCTTTTAAATTTCAGTTAATGAATGTGATTTTATTTGTACAATTGAATTCAATAAATTCTCTAAATAATACACACCAACAATGGTGCAGCTCAATATAGTAACAGACACAAATACAAGTCATGGTATAGTTCAGTGGATCTGTCGCTGTTGTCCAAAGGTCATTCCTGACTGTGAAGCACCTTTGTTGCTGCCAGCTTGTAATCCTATAACTGTTTCACTTTGCTTCAACTGTTCCTCTGAGAATTCACGAAGATTTTTGTCTGCTTCTTTTGGGAAGAGATTGCCTGTATCATGTCCCTTTTTCTGTGCTTGTCTGCCTAATGCCTGAATTCCAGAAATTACCTACATAAATAATTGTTTGATTTGGGGGTGAATACCTGCACGGTTTCCTATGCTGCAACTAACCATATTTGGGTTGGTTCTCTCGTACAGGTCTAGTGTAACGAACAAGTCCTTTTCCGATACTCCGTACGTCTTACAACCATTGATAAACACATTGATAGCTTCCATCTGCAAAAAGTTACAGCATAGACGCACCAACAAAAGTTGGATACAACTATTACCTGTTGAAAAGTCATCTTCGCTGGTTTGGTGAATTTGTTGGGGATTATTCCTGGCTCCAATGCAAGTAGAAGTCTAAGTAGAGTAAGTTATTAATTACATCGATACACTGATAACCCTGTAAACTTACTTGCACAAATACGTTCCGTCTTTCATTTCAGCAAAAAAGTCTCCTCCAATTTCCTCGCCGACCATTTCTTCCAACCATGCACGAACCTGTGCCTCGGCTTCCTTTGAATAACTCGACTCCAACTTCTTTTGAGCCTCAGCGGCTAATCCCGATTTTGTAGCCCTAGTATCAGACATCCTGCTCGCTGGATCACTACTGGAGTAACTTCTCTAAGTTTCGAAACGTGTTGACACACTCTTACCTTCACTACCTGATTTTATACTGCAGCAGCGGAAGTAATTATTTGCATAAGCGGTTTTGTGGCTTACCGCTGTATTTTCATTAACAACATTCTTGGAAGTTGTGCGATTGCTCTGGCAACCACACGACCAGAAAATCATGACCATCTAAGGAGACTAAAGTTAGTAGCACCCTTTGTGCTATGTGCAAAAGTAGCTTTATGCCCAGTCTGGGCTGTGATTTACAaggggggtgacacacaggcactcactgtaggtagatctgcaactgtggtcaaagtcttgacccactgaaattttgctttgacctgtgactaagagcctttttcaatctttgaccgGTGACCTATAGTgacgatatttcagtactttttgattgtgggttggaaattttcaCCCTTGACCGTTAACTTGGCATGAATTTGGTGGTCTTGACCTTTGAccgtggtcgcagatctacctacagtgagtgcctcgGTGTTACCCCCCTTGGATTAAGATTACACTTAGTCTCACTGCCGACAAGGCAAGGACAGATCATTGCCCTCGGTCAAAGCAAGTCAATTTAGAAATTTGAAATCAGTGTATACTACCACTGATACTTTTAGAATCACAATGTATACTAGAATTCGGTCAAGAGTTAAGTTTAATTTGTAGTAAAGGTCAGTGTCAAGGTTTAGTTATTTTCGAGTTTGGCTAAGgacgaagatcagagtacagaTAATATATTGCACCTTGCAAGGGATACTGCATGATGACCTTATGCAATTTCATGAATAGCTAAGTCAAGTCAATTTCCCATGTCTATTACACCTGTCAAAACAACATTGATGTCATTCCTTTATCATACACTTCCATATTAAGTCATCACTGACCATAGTGGTTAATCAAAAACACCTCAAGAATGTTgtaatcattagaaaccaataatACTTGTAATTCCAGACTAACTTGGTAATTGCATAACACCAGATTGTGTTTCAAGTGTATAACTTACTTAGACCATCAGAACTTTCTGTGCTCAAACTGCttctcttttttttctttttgtgtgggggcctacacaaaaagaaaaagtggtctgggtaCGAGACTATTTCTGTGGCTGTTAATACTCAAAGTCACTTCTTGGCAAGTAATTGAAAAGACTGCTATGGCTTTGTTGATCGCTGTTAGCCATTTCATGCAACAAAACCGAGGCGAACAAAACCAAGTGATATGACATCTAGCTATCCGAGTAAATAGCTCATGGCTCTAGGCTACCAGTGCAATTCACTGCAAAAGTGCACATATCTCTAGGTCCACAGCAATTCATTCATAGTTGTTCAATGGATATCTCACCAGAGTTAGATACTGACAAGCTTAGCACATTAGAGTAAATGTATGTGGCTACAGCCATTCAGCCAATTAGGGCTACAGGTGTAAACCAGTCAGGTGAAAAGTCTACAGAGCTGAGACTCATAGTTGATTTATATATTCTACTTACCTCTAGAAAAATTCAACATAAGTATACCCTGCATGGGTatgggattttttttttttgtgttcttcaacattttagttacatgtttctgactccctgtattcacaggctttaagccttctcatgTGTCCCTGGTGGGATAGCATTTATAGAATGACCCTATCTgctcatagatattagagcagCTCCCCTATAATACCTACATTTATGAATTCATAATATGTGGTCTACTGTACTGCGCTGTCtccataggcgattctaaggggggccatggccccctgcTGAAaagtaactttttaaaaatctcgggggaaagttgcagtatagattggcattgttatttttagcatttttcatgtttttagcataaattttaggctgtttccaagccttcaaattgcaaaaatcctgcagcttctgggggttgtaCCTCCAGAAATTCtgctttatattacagccattaaacaatagtcatgctgttcctTACttgccccccctgtaggtctctagaatcgccactggcTGTCTCCCTATGTCCTCCAACTccgacataataattatttcgattgtggtatgcCTATGGTGTGCATTATATCAAAAAGGTAATGAAGCTGTGCACTTCTTCGCTTCGGCTTCAAACGCGTCTTGCGGGTTTAGTGAAAACTACAAGTGGTGTAAGTCTGCTGCACAAAAGACATTTACATTATCCACTACCATGGCCGAAAATTGCACTACCATGGCCAAGAACCGACCATCGTAACAAACTCCAGTATTTCTTAAACCGTATCTTGGGGAAGGTGTTGCTCAGAGTAACCTCAAGCAAATGGTCAGAAAAGGAATTTTTGGTTGGTGCAGAGTACGCCATCAAAGAATTTGCTAGCATACTCAACACCCCAGAACTACGTGAAGAATTGAAGAGCATTACAAGTGAGGAATTGCACTCCTGCATCAAGAACTCCTTAGACAAAATACAGCCGACATGGACGCTAGGACTACAAGTACATGAGATAAGTGACCTTGTTGTAGGTGATATACGTTCTATTGCTGGAATAGCACCAGAAGGAAAAGAGCATGTCATGGATTTGTGGGGTCATAAAGTAGTCACCAGTCAAGAAATGATGGACAGTATTCTTAAAGAATCAGGTGGCAAGTCTAGCCTGACATTGCAGGACTTTCGTAAGATCAGCAATCTTGCATTTAATCAAAGACAACAGTTCCAAATTGATGTCACATTTAAAATGACTGAATGTTACTGGTTGGCAAATGAAGATGGAGCCATTGTTGAAGGCAGCAGAAGTCATACTAGTCAGTCCAATCATAAgtggacatttgggtcacaagTAAATAACACGGCCGACTACCCATTTTCATGGATCATCACAAATGTCAATGATTTTATAACAACCAACCATGTGAAGATATCATATCTGATTTAAACAGATTTATATGTATGTcaaatatgtacacatgtaaaaCTACATACCCTTTATGACGACCACAAATACAATgtaatatatacacatatagaCAATAAGCAAGTCCTAACAGTAGAAAGGCATTTCTTGTCCTTTCAGTATATAGGCTTGGTGCTACCTCCCGGCTGTGTAGCCAGGGAAAAGATCCAGCAGAATTTTCTTCAGTGTCTGGTTCACTTGCATCTCATAATCCTCTCCAAGTGCATACCGACAATTGGGACAACTGTACACTTCAGCCTTGAATGAGCGTCCCAGGCATCCCTAGATAATGAACATGGGTGAGCAATAATTAGGTACATAAACCTGCAGTTTGTACATTTTTGTAGCAGCAATTTTCAAACCCAATATGTGTACCACTTCACACTTTTATCATCTTTTTTTCTCTTTTCAACTCAAGTACCATAACGAAACTGATAAACTCAAAAAATACTTGCTACAACCACGAAATTTTCTCACTAGACACTCTCACACACATGGTATGTGATTTGTGTGCAAACACATGATATAGTTTATTGAACATGGTTAATGTCACCAGatagtgtgtatgtacagtgtgaCATAATAAAGTAAACTTTGACAGCTTGTGGTTTATATAACCATAGCAACACCATTAGACCACCAGTGATGTCACCAAAGCATTGAAATATTTTTCTACCTTTCTGGCTAGTGTATATCTTGTATGTACAGAGTCCATGGTACATGCATGACGTACTTATTCAATGTGTGAGTATATCAGCAAAACACATAGTTTAATAGCTCCTTTCTTAAAATTTTCTACAGTGTCAAAGGCACCATTCCCCATAGAATAGTTTAGGAATTATAACTCTATACAGCAGGAAAatgatttgtacagtaactataatGAAGGAATGATGACTATAATTTATCTTGTTTACAGAGAAttgcagaatctaaaggaagtCAACAGAAACAtgacctatcaaagttttggTTATGTAATTCGGCATATTTCAAAGTTGATAGGTCACATTTTTCGGTTGGCGCTTTATGGTTTTGTTGCAAAAGTTCTGCAAACCACTGTATACATCTACTGCATTACACACAAACAATGGGCTGGTAGACAATGCAAATGTATTCCAGGATGTTTGACTAGGGGTAAAAACATTCTATGCAAGTGGTTATTTCACACCCCTATCTTGTTAACATCAAGTCAGGTCAGCACTGCTCACCTTACACACATTGTGTCCACAAGATGTGGTCACTGGTTGAAATACAACTTCTTGACAACAAATACATTTGAATGCATCTTCCACTGCTGGTAGAAATCCTTTCTAGAATGGTGGAGATGGGAACAAGCTAtaatattgccatacatatgtacatatgtatctaGTTTGGTTTCTGTCTAATCTCAGAACACTTAAAAGGGCTCAAAACATCATGATCATCAATGTGTGTAGGATCGAGTACTGCTACATGTGTACAGGCAGACAACATGATTTGCAGACAACATGATTTGCAGACAACATGATTTGCAGACAACATGATTTGCAGACAACATGATTTGCAGACAACATGATTTGCACTGACCATTACACTACACGATATTCTGCCCATGAGGATATTCCAGGAGTGATGACAATAAAAACAAATTTCATTGGCCACTAGTTTCTAGAGGGCCACATTGCCTAACAGCCCATTCACACTAGTGCTACTACCTTCAAACCTTTGTAAGCCCAAATCAAATTGCTGTGTGAATCGGTCATGCTGTGCCATGCTAAGCTGGCCCAGCCCAGCACGACAAATGGGCTGGCACAGGTTGGGATACAATGTGAACGCCTTCTGGGACACTCAACTCAGTAATAATGCTGGATCTCAGCCAGGATTTTCTACTATAAAAGCATTCTACAATGTGGCTATGATGTACCGTGAGTCTGGTAGACTCCATGACAGCTATACTCTGACAATATGTTGCTGAAAGGTTAAACACGTTGGCCATAACATTGTACAGCTGATTTTATGCTTCATCAATCACTACAATTCCAGTACCTTTTTATTAAGTACCCAATCATTGTGCATTTGTCAGCTAATTGTTAATCAGCATGTACACTATTGAGCTTGtgtcagatgcagtagtgtgaactAGAGCCAATGTGAAAACTGGGAGTAACAGCACAAATGCTGTCCTTGATTACATGTCACGGCTTGTATTTGAATCCGCAAAGAAGTGTCGTTCTAAGGAATTAGCTGCTTAACCTTAGGTAAGGAGAAATAGCTAGATTATTAGGAATAGTGCAAACTCATTCAGTCGTTCTACACCTGGAGGGCACACCTTTCATCTACTACCTCTTTTAGTGCACATTGCAGTGAAATTGTACAAGAGCTACATAAGTCTTCTTGTAACAACAGTTGATATATTTCATAATGAATAGTTGCTGCATTTAAGAGCTGCTTATGCCATAACTTTGATAATAAATATACCTGCAATAGGCTAACATTAGCTGTggcaagtaaatacagtattctAAAGGAAATATGTGTCTTAATTTTCACAGCACAATTTAATGTAATGTACATATCTCAGTATGACTGCAGAGTGAATGTCTAGTGTGATTTAGTTTGCGATAATTATAGGTTGCTAATATACACCTGCTTGATTGCATAATAGCACACCATAGAGTGATGACACATGACCAACTTCTTCTGACTAGGTGTGGCAGAACCTGCTCATGtaacacgcacgcacacacacattacactatacacacacactacacacgcacacaacatacacaacattacactatacacacacacgcacacacacgttacactacacacacacacacacacacacacacacacacacacacacacacacacacacacacacacacacacacacacacatattacactatacacacgcacacaacattacactatacacacacgcacacacattacactatacacacgcacacaaacacaacattacactatacacacacacgcacacacaacattacactatacacacacacgcacacgcacattaCACTAAACACACATGTCTGTGCAGTACGCCACACAATTATTCCACTAGGGACCCAAAAAATGCTGCACAGAATTTGACATTTAAAATTCCAGAACACCTGCATCTAGGCAAATGCTTTAAGAAGCCAAACAGATGGGATCACTCTTCATTTACCTCCACATGGTGGAATCAACTATAAATGCCCATAGTGTAAGTGTTCTGTAAGTTAATTCTGTCTAACATTTTAGAAGCCCCTGAGCTTATCCTGTATCGTCATGCCCTTAGGTGAACAGGGACAGGGATGACTGGTCCCTCACATGCAGGTAAGATGACGTCATCACACACACATTAATGGTTGATAATATGCATATTTAcacaaaattggaattttcaactagagtaggggggccatagcacattgataaaaagtactgaaacaagccggaGTAGcgtacaatattaaatcacagtgaaatagtaaaaagtgttatatccttactgtgtcTTAATTGTTTTAAAATCGTACACTACTCTGGtttgtttcggtactttttatcaatgtgctatgtccctactctagttgaaaattcaaatttttttgtgtacttgtttggttaacttttatttgtaaattattatgactggtgaatccacgcatactgcatcaggAGAAAATAATGgccacac
This genomic interval carries:
- the LOC136255485 gene encoding myophilin-like, with amino-acid sequence MSDTRATKSGLAAEAQKKLESSYSKEAEAQVRAWLEEMVGEEIGGDFFAEMKDGTYLCKLLLALEPGIIPNKFTKPAKMTFQQMEAINVFINGCKTYGVSEKDLFVTLDLYERTNPNMVISGIQALGRQAQKKGHDTGNLFPKEADKNLREFSEEQLKQSETVIGLQAGSNKGASQSGMTFGQQRQIH